In one window of Henckelia pumila isolate YLH828 chromosome 1, ASM3356847v2, whole genome shotgun sequence DNA:
- the LOC140870684 gene encoding uncharacterized protein, translating to MTIDQLSQFFTQTVQAAMGQNPPPPPVGQPNPMDAVWEEIRRLGRQVEGRPGPIQRESPFARAILDEELPANFKQPTLGEYDGSSDPEEHLGRFENAALLHRYSDAIKCRVFLTTLVRSAQQWFNLLQPGSIQTFNDFSSAFLHQYASCKRYLKTSLSLFNMKQSEVEPLREYVQRFNTAALEVPAATAVTLVNSFTQGRAEKYVNLEDAQRQRRQEGTSGSKPSAKVGAKAEGKTEGGRKRVAEEMNRVKEPYPYVPLSVSLGKAMQVCEDRRALVRPRNAEKGPRLPPSDKFCDFHQEYGHITSDCQMLGEEVQKIMYDDPQIRAELTRRANPPRQGRAPQWRNQRNEVRENQGDRQGRAPQNGQGDRVQQIANHPNRGVIHMISGGSTDGDSGRTHKAHGRRLENFEVNSQLSCPIDPNISFGREDLKDVVLPHNDPLLVTLTIANYDMARIFVDTGSSVNIIFKKTLDQMKLEGFELDPITTELYGFTSHALQPLGQIVLPLFLRSGEQRITKMAYFTVVDAPSSFNGILGRPALSDFRAVASTYHQKLKFPSGKEVGVVRGDQKAAHLCYVNEVKVDAKRSRREVGMVLIGRAPRVLDQKVFFMSEEDHEKVELSPGAQMVKLAADLSSSMRQRLIDCLKENKDVFAWSVSELTGFSADVMVHRLNIFAGAKQVKQKKRHFGPEKDKVIKKEVNELLKACHIREVQFPTWLSNVVLVPKSSGHQYLCFMNAYQGYHQISLAEEDQDKVSFTTSHETFCYRVIPFGLKNTGATYQRLMDRVFASQIGRNVEVYVDDILVKSQDDAGLMTDLRETFATLRSYGIKLNPEKCVFGVRGGKFLGYMVTERGIEANPEKVQTIRSMSHPRNLQEVQRLAGRIAALSRFISRSAHRSLHFFKVLRKAKKFEWDAECGKAFEDLKNYLAELLVLAKAVPGEPLYIYLSALEGAVSSVLIRQEGAAQHPLYFFSHSLKGAELRYSEVEKLALALVITARKLRPYFLSHPIVVLTNSPMGRILTDADISGRLVKWTTKLSEYDIQYEPRAAIKAQALADFLAETKHMEGQGLWKVYVDGSSNSEGCGVGVLLISPQGDDIRLAVRLDFRASNNEAEYEAVLIGLRAAKQVGAARIHLYSDSQLVA from the exons ATGACTATAGATCAGCTCAGCCAGTTCTTCACTCAAACGGTGCAAGCGGCCATGGGTCAAAATCCACCACCTCCTCCCGTAGGTCAGCCAAACCCAATGGATGCGGTGTGGGAAGAGATCAGGAGACTAGGTCGGCAAGTCGAAGGTCGGCCTGGGCCTATACAGAGGGAAAGTCCTTTTGCTCGGGCTATTCTAGATGAAGAACTCCCTGCAAATTTTAAGCAGCCTACTTTAGGGGAATATGACGGGAGCTCAGATCCGGAGGAACATTTGGGGAGATTTGAAAATGCAGCCTTGTTGCATAGATATTCAGATGCAATTAAATGTCGGGTCTTCCTCACTACTCTGGTAAGGTCAGCCCAGCAATGGTTTAACCTTTTACAGCCTGGTAGTATTCAGACTTTCAATGACTTCAGCTCAGCTTTTCTACACCAATATGCGAGTTGTAAGAGATATTTGAAGACTTCTCTCAGTTTGTTCAATATGAAGCAATCTGAGGTGGAACCGTTGCGGGAGTATGTTCAGCGCTTCAATACAGCAGCTCTGGAAGTACCTGCTGCCACTGCTGTCACCTTGGTCAACTCTTTCACTCAAGG TCGAGCTGAGAAGTACGTGAATTTGGAGGATGCACAGAGGCAGAGGAGACAGGAAGGAACGTCTGGGAGTAAGCCCAGTGCCAAGGTGGGAGCAAAGGCAGAGGGGAAGACAGAAGGAGGAAGGAAGAGGGTTGCAGAAGAGATGAACAGGGTAAAAGAACCCTACCCCTATGTACCACTCTCGGTAAGCCTGGGGAAggcaatgcaagtatgtgaggaTAGGCGAGCACTTGTGAGACCCCGTAATGCGGAGAAAGGCCCGCGGTTACCGCCATCTGACAAGTTTTGCGATTTTCATCAGGAGTATGGGCATATCACCAGTGATTGTCAGATGCTAGGTGAGGAGGTTCAAAAGATCATGTATGATGACCCTCAAATCAGAGCTGAGCTGACTCGAAGGGCAAATCCTCCTCGCCAAGGCCGAGCTCCCCAATGGAGGAATCAAAGGAATGAAGTTAGAGAGAATCAAGGTGATCGTCAAGGAAGAGCTCCTCAAAACGGTCAAGGAGATAGGGTGCAACAAATTGCAAATCATCCCAATCGGGGTGTTATCCATATGATCTCAGGGGGTAGTACGGATGGAGATTCGGGAAGGACTCACAAAGCTCACGGGCGTAGGttggaaaattttgaggtaaATTCTCAGCTCAGCTGTCCCATTGATCCGAACATCAGTTTTGGAAGGGAAGATTTAAAGGATGTGGTGCTACCTCATAATGATCCCTTACTGGTCACCTTGACCATAGCCAATTATGACATGGCTCGTATCTTTGTGGATACTGGGAGTTCAGTAAACATTATCTTTAAAAAAACTCTGGACCAAATGAAATTGGAAGGATTTGAGTTGGATCCAATCACCACAGAGTTGTATGGGTTCACGAGTCATGCTTTGCAACCGTTGGGACAGATAGTGCTCCCCTTGTTCCTTAGGAGTGGAGAGCAGAGAATAACCAAAATGGCTTACTTTACAGTGGTGGATGCCCCATCTTCTTTCAATGGAATATTGGGACGCCCTGCCCTGAGTGATTTCCGAGCTGTGGCTTCCACCTACCACCAGAAATTGAAGTTCCCAAGTGGAAAAGAAGTGGGGGTTGTTAGGGGTGATCAAAAGGCAGCACATTTGTGTTATGTGAATGAAGTGAAGGTTGATGCAAAGAGAAGTAGGAGGGAAGTAGGAATGGTTTTGATAGGCCGAGCACCAAGGGTGTTGGATCAAAAGGTATTTTTCATGTCTGAAGAAGATCATGAGAAAGTAGAGCTAAGTCCTGGAGCTCAGATGGTGAAGTTAGCCGCTGATCTCAGTTCTTCAATGAGACAAAGGTTGATTGATTGCTTGAAGGAGAACAAAGATGTTTTTGCTTGGTCTGTTTCAGAGCTCACAGGGTTTAGTGCAGACGTTATGGTTCATCGGCTCAACATTTTCGCGGGAGCGAAGCAGGTAAAACAGAAAAAGAGACACTTTGGGCCTGAAAAGGATAAGGTTATTAAGAAAGAGGTGAATGAACTCCTTAAGGCATGTCATATTAGGGAAGTCCAGTTCCCTACTTGGTTGTCAAATGTGGTTCTTGTCCCTAAGAGTTCAG GTCATCAGTATTTGTGTTTCATGAATGCCTATCAAGGGTACCATCAGATTTCGTTGGCAGAGGAAGATCAGGATAAAGTAAGTTTCACTACCTCTCATGAAACTTTCTGTTATAGAGTGATTCCTTTCGGTTTGAAAAATACAGGGGCTACTTATCAGAGGCTCATGGATAGGGTGTTTGCTTCCCAGATTGGCCGAAATGTGGAggtttatgtagatgatatcctGGTAAAATCCCAGGATGATGCAGGTTTGATGACCGACTTGAGGGAGACCTTTGCCACGCTCAGGTCCTACGGAATAAAGCTCAATCCTGAAAAATGTGTGTTTGGAGTAAGAGGAGGCAAGTTTTTGGGATACATGGTGACTGAGAGAGGGATTGAAGCTAACCCCGAGAAAGTGCAAACTATCCGATCCATGtctcatcctcgaaatctacaGGAAGTTCAGAGGTTGGCAGGAAGGATAGCAGCTCTATCTCGATTCATATCCAGATCAGCTCATAGAAGTTTACATTTCTTTAAGGTTCTTCGGAAAGCTAAGAAGTTTGAGTGGGATGCTGAATGTGGGAAGGCGTTCGAGgacttaaaaaattatttagccGAACTTCTTGTATTGGCTAAGGCAGTTCCGGGTGAACCCTTATACATCTACCTCTCAGCTTTGGAGGGGGCGGTCAGTTCGGTACTCATTAGGCAGGAAGGAGCGGCTCAACATCCTCTCTACTTTTTCTCACATTCTCTCAAGGGTGCTGAGCTCCGGTATTCAGAGGTCGAGAAGTTGGCACTTGCACTTGTTATAACGGCCCGGAAGCTCAGACCTTATTTTCTATCACATCCTATTGTGGTGTTAACCAATAGTCCCATGGGAAGGATATTAACTGACGCTGACATTTCGGGGCGATTGGTGAAGTGGACTACTAAACTCAGTGAGTATGATATTCAGTATGAACCAAGAGCAGCGATTAAAGCTCAAGCATTGGCTGATTTTTTAGCCGAAACAAAACATATGGAAGGGCAGGGCTTATGGAAAGTGTATGTTGATGGTTCTTCTAACAGCGAAGGATGTGGAGTGGGGGTGCTTCTGATATCCCCTCAGGGAGATGATATCCGATTGGCAGTCAGGTTGGATTTTCGAGCTTCCAATAATGAGGCAGAATATGAGGCCGTGTTAATTGGCCTTCGGGCAGCTAAGCAAGTTGGGGCAGCCCGAATACATCTCTATTCTGATTCGCAATTGGTAGCTTAG
- the LOC140875106 gene encoding uncharacterized protein produces the protein MQGPEGDYILKPEATWSTEEILILSFNAKALNAIFSTVDMRMYGIIADCTIAKDEWEALQKHCEESKSVKRTKIRCGTFSAVHLGNNFRDFQLLRVLDLQGAPLTEFPEQITNLILLRYLSLRDTDIKTIPKSIKKLINLKTLDLKQSGDSTSESNLPTAQSPSPP, from the exons ATGCAAGGACCTGAAGGAGATTATATCCTCAAACCCGAAGCTACATGGTCTACTGAggaaatcttgattttgagtTTTAATGCAAAAGCCTTAAATGCAATATTTTCCACCGTTGATATGAGAATGTACGGAATAATTGCTGACTGCACAATTGCAAAAGATGAATGGGAGGCTCTTCAGAAACACTGTGAGGAATCGAAAAGTGTGAAACGGACAAAGATCAG GTGTGGTACATTTTCGGCCGTTCACCTTGGTAACAATTTTCGAGATTTCCAGTTGCTACGAGTCTTAGACTTGCAAGGTGCCCCTCTTACTGAATTTCCCGAACAAATCACCAACCTCATCCTTCTAAGGTATCTTAGTTTGAGGGACACTGATATCAAGACAATCCCTAAGTCCATTAAAAAGCTAATTAACCTTAAAACCTTGGACCTCAAGCAATCTGGTGACTCAACTTCCGAAAGCAATCTCCCGACTGCACAATCTCCGTCACCTCCTTAA